The genomic window CGGAGCCTCCCCCTCACGTTCGCTTTGCTCACTCGGTAGATTCCACTCCAGCAAGCCCGCAGAGTACCATGCGCTTGCGCATGGGTGAATGCTTCCTTTTCTCGCGCAAAGCGCGTTTTCAAAAGTGCCACGGGCTTGCCCGTGGGAATCTACTTATAATTCAATCATTTCAAGCTGAAAGCTGACCGCTGACCGCTGATCTAAACGTTGAATCGGAAAAGAATGATGTCGCCGTCTTTGACGATGTATTCTTTTCCTTCGGAGCGATATTTCCCTGCGGATTTGACTTGGGCTTCACTGCCCAGAGCCATGAGATCATCGTAATTAAAAATTTCGGCGCGAATGAAACCACGTTCAAAATCGGTGTGAATTTCTCCGGCGGCTTGTGGGGCTTTGGTGCCTTGATGAATTGTCCATGCGCGCACCTCTTTTGGTCCCGCTGTAAAATAGGTGATGAGATGGAGAAGATGATAACCCGAACGAATCAGGCGATTGAGTCCCGGTTCCTTCAAACCGAGTTCTTTCAAAAATTCCATTTTGTCTTCGTCTTTTAATTGCGCCAACTCCGCTTCGAGTTTGCCGCAGAGTGAAACGACTTCGCTCCCTTCTTCCGCCGCAATTTTTTCAACGGTTACCACATGCGCATTTTTTGTGCCTTCTTCGGATATGTTGGCAACGTAGAGCATCGGTTTGGCGGTGAGCAATGAGAACTCTTTGATTGTCGCCTTCTCTTCCGCATTCAAAGATATTTTGCGAATTGCAATGCCCTGTTCCAAACTGGTTTTAAGTTTTCCAAGCAATTCCGCTTTTTTGATGGCTTCTTTGTTTCCGGTCTTCGCTAATTTTTCTTCTTTATCCAGACGTTTGCTGACAGCGTCCAGATCCGCCAAAGCCAATTCTGTATTGATCACTTCAATATCTTCTTTCGGATCGACTTTTCCATGAACGTGCACAACATCCGGATCATCAAAACAGCGCACAACATGGGCGATGGCATCCACTTCCCGAATGTGACTTAAAAATTTGTTGCCGAGCCCCTCTCCCTGACTGGCATTTTTGACCAACCCCGCAATATCAACAAAATCAACCGTGGTGGGGGTTGTCTTCTCCGGTTTATAAATAGTGGTCAGTTTATCCAATCTTGGGTCCGGGACGGGCACCACACCCGTAGAGGGGTCGATCGTGCAAAAGGGAAAATTCTCCGCCG from Deltaproteobacteria bacterium includes these protein-coding regions:
- the ychF gene encoding redox-regulated ATPase YchF, which codes for MSLNIGIVGLPNAGKSTIFNALTACQVPAENFPFCTIDPSTGVVPVPDPRLDKLTTIYKPEKTTPTTVDFVDIAGLVKNASQGEGLGNKFLSHIREVDAIAHVVRCFDDPDVVHVHGKVDPKEDIEVINTELALADLDAVSKRLDKEEKLAKTGNKEAIKKAELLGKLKTSLEQGIAIRKISLNAEEKATIKEFSLLTAKPMLYVANISEEGTKNAHVVTVEKIAAEEGSEVVSLCGKLEAELAQLKDEDKMEFLKELGLKEPGLNRLIRSGYHLLHLITYFTAGPKEVRAWTIHQGTKAPQAAGEIHTDFERGFIRAEIFNYDDLMALGSEAQVKSAGKYRSEGKEYIVKDGDIILFRFNV